From a region of the Nonlabens dokdonensis DSW-6 genome:
- a CDS encoding DUF6705 family protein gives MNKITNIAVLFLLATSCYAQRTITIEQRAVYYENRQDLPEMVEEINDVNNVLDEFVGSWSTNYDGKTISIQVVKEREVTNFRGVTLSEDLLNFSYEIKDSNGVILASSTQAQLGDCKGLTYLSDGTYVFYLYDACEMDKAIYLKPYISFPDPNIRNEEKREMQFIVSPPLLGGLDSDPNDNSNCVSVANYLPPVNTMIVLDKQ, from the coding sequence ATGAATAAAATTACCAACATAGCAGTATTATTTTTATTAGCAACAAGTTGTTATGCGCAACGCACGATCACCATAGAACAACGAGCGGTGTATTATGAAAATAGACAAGATCTACCAGAAATGGTAGAAGAAATTAATGACGTCAATAACGTACTAGATGAATTTGTAGGGTCATGGTCTACCAACTATGATGGTAAGACGATATCTATACAAGTTGTCAAGGAGCGAGAAGTAACAAATTTTAGAGGGGTTACCTTATCTGAAGATTTGTTAAACTTCAGTTATGAAATCAAAGATTCAAATGGAGTTATTTTGGCGAGTTCTACCCAAGCCCAACTTGGAGATTGTAAGGGATTGACCTATCTTTCTGATGGCACATATGTTTTTTATCTCTATGATGCTTGTGAAATGGATAAGGCTATTTATTTAAAACCTTATATTTCATTTCCTGATCCCAATATAAGAAATGAAGAAAAGAGAGAAATGCAGTTTATAGTATCGCCGCCTCTTTTGGGCGGTTTAGATTCTGACCCTAATGACAATTCCAACTGTGTTTCAGTGGCAAATTATTTGCCACCTGTAAATACCATGATTGTTTTGGATAAGCAGTAA